One segment of Capnocytophaga sp. oral taxon 878 DNA contains the following:
- a CDS encoding type IA DNA topoisomerase, producing the protein MKVILAEKPSVAREIAAIVGASEKQDGYLLGNDYAVTWALGHLVQLALPEAYGCVGFHREHLPILPRPFILVPKQIPEDKKGYRSDPMALKQLKIIDSLFKKCSSIIVATDAGREGELIFRYIYEYLQCQKPFQRLWISSLTEKGIKTGLANLQEGSAFDLLYASAQKRSEADWLVGINATQALSIAVGEGIYSLGRVQTPTLAMVCKRFLDHTHFQKKPFYQLRLKHQKSYTDFFSISAKIEDKKEAEALQKQLEKSPMAEVISTEKEVVKEQPPLLYDLTGLQKEANKKWNFSADETLQIAQSLYEQKYITYPRTGSKYISEDVWEEIPQLIRLLQESEAYANEAKLVKIGALNKKMVNDLKVTDHHGLLITERFPTNLTAKENTIYKMIATRLLEAVSEPCVKEVQKTLLEALHTDFLVKGVQVLQAGWRAIGGFYSDETAKDSEKDNEGDSNQVLPELVQGESIKIKAVEILSKTTQPPALYTESGLLGAMETAGKTLEDKAQRELLQGAGIGTPATRAAIIETLLKRNYIERKQKSLIPTDKGMQVYEWVKSLTIADVALTGEWESQLQKIEQGELSPDSFSSDMEAYTHSLTDTFLAMDIPQKEKLKITCPKCRNASLLLFEKVAKCPDEDCGYVLFRNVCGKPLTDELLKTLFEKGKTPLIKGMKSKSGSTFDAYIHLKENGETAFEFPEKTSKKRKY; encoded by the coding sequence ATGAAAGTTATATTAGCAGAAAAGCCCAGTGTGGCAAGAGAGATTGCCGCTATAGTGGGGGCAAGTGAAAAACAAGATGGATATTTGTTAGGTAATGATTATGCTGTTACTTGGGCATTGGGACATTTAGTGCAATTAGCCCTTCCAGAGGCGTATGGTTGTGTAGGATTCCACAGAGAACACCTACCTATTCTACCTCGCCCCTTTATCTTGGTACCCAAACAAATTCCTGAGGATAAGAAAGGTTACAGGTCAGACCCTATGGCTTTAAAACAGCTTAAAATCATTGATAGCCTTTTTAAGAAGTGTAGTTCCATTATTGTAGCCACCGATGCAGGTCGTGAAGGAGAACTGATCTTCCGCTATATCTATGAATATTTGCAATGTCAAAAACCTTTTCAAAGGCTTTGGATTAGCTCCTTAACCGAAAAAGGTATCAAAACAGGACTTGCCAATCTGCAAGAAGGAAGTGCTTTTGATTTGCTGTATGCCTCTGCTCAAAAGCGTAGTGAGGCTGATTGGCTGGTGGGTATCAATGCTACCCAAGCCCTAAGTATAGCCGTAGGTGAAGGGATTTATTCCTTAGGTAGGGTGCAAACACCTACCTTAGCAATGGTTTGTAAAAGATTTTTAGATCACACACATTTTCAAAAGAAGCCTTTTTATCAATTACGACTCAAGCACCAAAAAAGCTATACTGATTTTTTCAGTATCTCAGCTAAAATTGAGGATAAAAAAGAAGCTGAAGCCTTACAAAAACAATTAGAAAAGTCTCCTATGGCCGAGGTGATTTCCACTGAAAAAGAAGTGGTAAAAGAACAACCTCCTTTGCTCTATGATCTAACAGGTCTTCAGAAAGAAGCTAATAAAAAATGGAACTTTTCAGCCGATGAGACCCTGCAAATCGCTCAAAGTCTCTACGAGCAAAAATACATTACTTACCCACGTACTGGTAGTAAGTACATCTCAGAGGATGTATGGGAAGAAATCCCACAGCTGATACGTTTGTTACAAGAAAGTGAGGCATACGCCAACGAAGCTAAACTTGTGAAAATTGGGGCGCTGAATAAGAAGATGGTTAATGATTTGAAAGTAACAGACCATCACGGACTTCTTATTACAGAGCGCTTTCCTACCAACCTTACAGCAAAAGAAAATACTATTTACAAAATGATTGCCACCCGACTTTTGGAAGCGGTATCTGAACCCTGTGTAAAAGAAGTGCAAAAGACTCTACTGGAGGCGCTGCACACTGACTTCTTGGTAAAAGGTGTTCAAGTGTTACAAGCGGGTTGGCGCGCTATCGGTGGTTTTTACTCTGATGAAACTGCCAAAGATAGTGAAAAAGACAATGAAGGTGATAGCAATCAAGTGCTGCCTGAACTTGTACAAGGAGAAAGTATAAAGATTAAAGCCGTTGAAATCCTTTCTAAAACCACCCAACCTCCCGCTTTATATACTGAATCAGGACTGTTGGGGGCTATGGAAACAGCAGGAAAGACCTTAGAAGATAAGGCGCAACGAGAACTATTGCAAGGAGCAGGTATAGGTACTCCAGCCACACGTGCCGCTATTATTGAGACGCTTTTAAAGCGCAATTATATTGAACGCAAACAAAAGTCTCTTATTCCTACCGATAAAGGAATGCAGGTATATGAGTGGGTAAAATCACTTACTATAGCCGATGTTGCCCTTACAGGCGAATGGGAAAGTCAATTGCAAAAAATAGAACAAGGAGAGCTCTCTCCCGATAGTTTTTCTTCGGATATGGAAGCCTATACCCATAGTCTTACTGATACGTTTTTGGCTATGGATATACCCCAAAAAGAAAAACTCAAAATCACCTGTCCTAAATGCAGAAATGCTTCCTTATTACTGTTTGAAAAGGTAGCCAAATGCCCTGATGAGGACTGTGGTTATGTGCTTTTTAGGAATGTATGTGGCAAACCTCTTACTGATGAGTTGCTCAAAACGCTCTTTGAAAAAGGAAAAACACCTCTGATAAAAGGAATGAAAAGCAAATCAGGCAGCACTTTCGATGCCTATATACATCTGAAAGAAAATGGTGAAACTGCCTTTGAGTTTCCTGAGAAAACTTCCAAAAAGCGAAAATACTAA
- a CDS encoding DUF3945 domain-containing protein has translation MAENQHADTANYDNQIPVDEQLSDILLVFDKEEKQLKAVKGIDEKGELKTAPADSKSLDDFMKVDKQGNMLSNFFSNFMRQAQNPSRFSFFKIPIEKSVNTIEKLQNHLAKLTEKGKEYLKKYEVSPEQYIKQEQKAATLKQEGETAVAQTPPEAPAQAQVQEAPAQAQAQEAPAQAQAQEAPAQAQSQNTPAQEELKYNPDAIDWETLQNLGVSRESLEKRNLLEPLLKGYKTNELVPISFNLGSTVTRFDARLSLREVDGKVAVAIHGMRKEPQLDYPFFGHEFSEEDKKNLLTTGNMGRTVELTNSKTGEKIPSIISIDKLTNEIIALRSEHIKVPDEIKGVKLSQEQKQTLKEGKPLFVEGMTSKKGEPFNATVQFNADKRYVEFLFEDKAPKLANQEKLTEAPTIIRGVTLTEEQHKELSKGNPIYLEGLQSKAGKTYSGYFTFDKDKGKVEMSFNNPQKDITDKVSSTKQKAETSKAKEEKRPQKQSEKTAQKETAKKSKGRKV, from the coding sequence ATGGCAGAAAATCAACACGCCGATACGGCAAATTACGACAATCAAATCCCAGTGGATGAACAACTATCTGATATCCTACTGGTATTTGACAAAGAAGAAAAACAGCTTAAGGCTGTAAAAGGAATTGATGAGAAAGGAGAGTTAAAAACGGCTCCTGCTGACAGCAAATCCTTGGATGACTTTATGAAAGTAGACAAGCAAGGTAATATGCTGTCTAATTTCTTTAGCAACTTTATGCGCCAAGCCCAGAACCCTTCTCGTTTTTCTTTCTTTAAAATACCGATAGAAAAATCGGTAAATACGATAGAAAAACTTCAAAACCATCTGGCAAAGCTCACTGAAAAGGGTAAGGAATACCTCAAGAAGTACGAAGTATCTCCTGAGCAGTATATCAAACAAGAGCAAAAAGCAGCTACTCTAAAACAAGAAGGAGAGACTGCCGTTGCTCAGACCCCTCCTGAAGCTCCTGCTCAAGCACAAGTACAAGAAGCTCCTGCTCAAGCGCAAGCACAAGAAGCTCCTGCTCAGGCACAAGCACAAGAAGCTCCTGCTCAGGCACAATCTCAAAATACTCCTGCCCAAGAGGAACTCAAGTACAACCCTGATGCTATTGATTGGGAAACGTTACAAAACTTAGGGGTGAGTCGAGAGTCTTTAGAGAAGAGAAACCTATTAGAGCCCCTCTTAAAAGGTTATAAAACCAATGAACTGGTACCTATTAGTTTCAATTTAGGCTCTACAGTAACCCGTTTTGATGCTCGTCTATCCCTAAGGGAAGTTGATGGAAAAGTAGCAGTAGCCATTCACGGGATGCGCAAGGAACCACAATTGGATTATCCTTTCTTTGGTCACGAGTTTTCAGAAGAGGATAAAAAGAACCTGCTTACCACAGGAAATATGGGACGTACAGTTGAGCTTACCAATAGCAAAACAGGGGAGAAAATCCCTTCTATCATCAGTATTGACAAGCTCACCAATGAAATCATTGCCTTGCGCAGTGAACACATCAAAGTCCCCGATGAAATCAAAGGAGTCAAACTCTCCCAGGAGCAAAAACAAACGCTCAAAGAAGGCAAGCCTCTGTTTGTCGAGGGAATGACCTCTAAAAAAGGAGAGCCTTTTAACGCAACTGTGCAGTTCAATGCCGACAAGCGTTATGTGGAATTTCTTTTTGAAGACAAAGCTCCTAAACTTGCTAATCAAGAGAAACTCACTGAGGCTCCTACAATCATACGAGGAGTAACTCTTACCGAAGAGCAACACAAGGAACTGAGCAAGGGTAATCCTATTTATTTAGAAGGTTTACAGAGCAAAGCCGGTAAAACTTATAGCGGTTATTTTACTTTTGACAAGGACAAAGGCAAGGTAGAGATGAGCTTTAACAATCCTCAAAAGGACATTACTGATAAAGTTTCTTCTACCAAACAAAAAGCTGAAACTTCTAAAGCTAAAGAAGAAAAACGCCCTCAAAAGCAATCAGAAAAAACAGCTCAAAAAGAAACTGCTAAGAAGTCCAAGGGACGCAAAGTATAA
- a CDS encoding helix-turn-helix domain-containing protein: MEIDRIEFIAWMERIMDRFDLLKEQIDKAEKRKNSLDGEELLDNQDLMLTFKISARSLQRYRSNGKLPYYTISGKIYYKLSDVHQFIREHFSVPVTALKAKNGNTMPKKDSLS, translated from the coding sequence ATGGAAATCGACAGAATAGAATTTATAGCGTGGATGGAACGCATTATGGATCGTTTTGATTTGCTTAAAGAGCAAATAGACAAAGCTGAAAAACGCAAAAACAGCTTGGATGGTGAGGAACTCTTGGACAATCAAGATTTGATGCTCACCTTTAAAATCTCTGCACGTTCCCTGCAGAGGTATCGCTCCAATGGCAAACTGCCTTATTATACCATATCAGGCAAAATATACTACAAGCTTTCGGATGTACATCAATTTATCCGAGAACATTTCAGTGTGCCAGTAACAGCCTTAAAAGCCAAAAACGGAAATACTATGCCTAAAAAGGACAGCCTCTCTTAG
- a CDS encoding bifunctional DNA primase/helicase → MLKKQDILSRTEGGLQVFQHYLQGNWRVGKNFKNPFYDDKNASCNIYKDRQGIYKMKDFGNDTFRGDCFFLVGYLYQLDCRNASDFIEILKIINRDLHLGLEESTSIITQKPQIPPTITIESITSETKKSISYQFTQKPFTQEELAYWQQYGITQEILNRYNVISLQSYSSTNKDGKPYTITSTYNEWMFAYLFKKHLKVYRPFSKLRFLYGGNPENYCFGESQLPLQGDILFITAGEKDVMSLASRGFSAICFNSETAHIPLQKLQKLKMRFRHLVLLFDSDETGKRASLEQQAQLAPLEVFRLVLPLSGTKKDKDISDYFAQGKTGRDLLQLFYQTLSKHYEESLSLLKNCEIQWDKPPQKQETIISIGRTPVGVQSSLLGITGGEGTGKSHYISALIAGCLNSKNLPIDTLGTTLLPCPKDKVVLFFDTEQSQDQLYQNISKLLKRAKLTSLPDLLHAFCLTQLPRRERLKVIREGLESFYYQCAGVHLVVIDGIADLIGAVNNEQESVELIEELYLLAGNYKTCIVCVLHLTPSGLKLRGHLGSELQRKATAVLSIEREKNSPISAVKPMKIRNGSLSDTPQILFRWNNELGMHSYVGNQKNEDQKPNKASTLASLVSPLFKERTLWTVQELNIEIQKRTDVKERTAKGYIRTLKEMGILVPQEGNDQLLGMGSVLKELLEDNKNSQG, encoded by the coding sequence ATGTTGAAAAAGCAAGATATTTTAAGTAGAACCGAAGGAGGACTACAGGTCTTCCAGCACTATCTACAAGGCAACTGGCGGGTAGGTAAAAACTTTAAAAACCCTTTCTATGACGATAAAAATGCTTCCTGCAATATCTATAAGGACAGACAGGGGATTTATAAGATGAAAGATTTTGGCAACGATACTTTCAGGGGTGACTGTTTTTTCTTAGTAGGTTACCTATATCAATTGGACTGCCGAAATGCCTCTGATTTTATCGAAATCCTAAAGATTATCAATCGAGATTTACATCTGGGTTTAGAGGAATCCACCTCTATAATTACACAAAAACCTCAAATACCTCCCACTATCACCATAGAAAGTATTACCTCAGAAACCAAAAAATCTATCTCTTATCAATTTACCCAAAAACCTTTCACCCAAGAAGAATTAGCCTATTGGCAGCAATACGGCATCACCCAAGAAATCCTAAACAGGTACAATGTAATCTCTCTGCAAAGCTATTCAAGCACCAATAAAGACGGCAAACCTTACACTATTACCTCCACCTATAATGAGTGGATGTTTGCTTACCTTTTTAAAAAACACTTAAAGGTCTATCGTCCCTTTTCTAAACTGCGCTTTCTCTATGGAGGTAATCCCGAAAACTATTGCTTTGGTGAGTCTCAGCTACCACTACAAGGCGACATTCTCTTTATCACCGCAGGTGAAAAAGATGTAATGAGCTTAGCCAGCAGGGGCTTTTCGGCTATCTGTTTCAATAGCGAAACAGCCCACATTCCTTTACAAAAACTCCAAAAGCTAAAAATGCGATTCCGACATTTAGTCCTTTTGTTCGACAGCGACGAAACAGGTAAAAGAGCCTCTTTAGAGCAACAAGCCCAATTAGCACCTTTAGAAGTATTTCGTTTGGTCTTACCTCTTTCAGGTACTAAAAAGGATAAAGATATATCCGATTATTTTGCGCAAGGTAAAACGGGTAGAGACCTATTGCAACTCTTTTATCAGACCCTTAGCAAACACTATGAAGAAAGCCTATCACTACTTAAAAACTGCGAAATCCAATGGGATAAACCTCCCCAAAAGCAAGAAACAATCATCTCCATTGGCAGAACTCCTGTAGGAGTACAGAGTAGTTTATTGGGTATTACAGGAGGCGAAGGTACAGGCAAAAGCCATTATATAAGCGCCCTCATTGCAGGTTGTCTTAACAGTAAGAACCTACCTATTGACACATTGGGCACAACGCTACTGCCTTGCCCAAAAGATAAAGTGGTGCTATTTTTCGATACAGAACAGTCTCAAGACCAGCTCTATCAAAACATCAGCAAGCTACTTAAAAGAGCTAAACTAACCTCTCTTCCTGATTTGCTACACGCCTTTTGCCTCACCCAACTCCCTCGCAGAGAGCGATTAAAGGTCATTCGTGAAGGCTTGGAGAGTTTTTACTACCAATGTGCAGGAGTGCATTTGGTGGTTATAGATGGTATAGCCGACCTTATTGGAGCTGTGAATAACGAGCAAGAAAGCGTGGAACTCATAGAAGAGCTTTACCTTTTGGCAGGTAACTACAAAACCTGTATCGTATGTGTATTACACCTCACCCCCAGCGGACTTAAACTCCGAGGTCATTTAGGCTCTGAACTACAACGCAAAGCAACGGCAGTGCTTTCTATCGAAAGGGAGAAGAACAGTCCTATCTCAGCGGTCAAACCGATGAAAATACGCAATGGCAGCCTTAGCGACACCCCACAAATACTTTTTAGATGGAACAATGAACTGGGAATGCATAGCTATGTAGGCAATCAGAAAAACGAAGACCAAAAACCCAATAAAGCCAGTACCTTAGCCTCGTTAGTTTCTCCTCTTTTTAAAGAGCGAACTTTGTGGACAGTTCAAGAACTGAACATAGAAATTCAAAAAAGGACTGATGTAAAGGAACGCACCGCAAAAGGTTATATCCGCACCTTAAAAGAAATGGGCATTTTAGTTCCTCAAGAGGGTAATGACCAACTCTTAGGAATGGGCAGTGTGCTAAAAGAACTTTTGGAGGATAACAAGAACTCACAAGGATAA
- a CDS encoding helix-turn-helix domain-containing protein, with the protein MGSTWQFMFCICQNFAAENLTLYAMNLITIEESAWKALMEQLQSIENQLKQEPIEWDSLWLNQKEICQYLHLSEKTLWRMRKRNEITYSKIYGQYFYTLGSIRKLLISQSVENTESYLQSLTQKAKGYVEKARYFK; encoded by the coding sequence ATGGGTAGTACTTGGCAGTTTATGTTTTGTATTTGTCAGAACTTTGCTGCCGAGAATTTAACCCTATACGCAATGAATTTAATCACCATTGAAGAATCCGCTTGGAAAGCCCTTATGGAGCAACTCCAAAGCATTGAAAACCAACTCAAGCAAGAGCCTATTGAGTGGGATAGTTTGTGGCTCAACCAAAAAGAAATCTGTCAATATCTCCACCTAAGTGAGAAAACTCTATGGCGAATGCGCAAACGCAATGAAATCACCTACTCCAAAATCTATGGACAGTATTTCTATACCTTGGGAAGCATTCGCAAACTCCTTATCAGTCAATCGGTAGAAAACACTGAAAGCTACCTGCAATCCCTCACTCAAAAAGCCAAAGGTTATGTTGAAAAAGCAAGATATTTTAAGTAG
- a CDS encoding RteC domain-containing protein, producing MPLEILNLLEWTGKKTELIELIYGLYATNRISSGKVSIKKLTAVFEKLFKVELGDLYHTFHRMKGRSKNLTPFLDALKAALLDHINNSDQK from the coding sequence ATGCCTTTAGAAATTCTAAATCTCTTAGAATGGACAGGGAAAAAGACTGAACTCATAGAGCTAATCTATGGTTTGTATGCTACCAATCGCATTTCATCAGGAAAAGTTTCTATCAAGAAGCTAACTGCGGTATTTGAAAAGCTCTTCAAGGTAGAATTGGGAGATCTGTATCACACTTTTCATCGTATGAAAGGACGCTCAAAAAACCTTACACCTTTCCTCGATGCTTTAAAAGCGGCTTTACTAGATCATATAAACAACTCCGACCAAAAGTAG
- a CDS encoding RteC domain-containing protein yields the protein MFQQILNQLAVRERQTALEGSAVVKESLQMVQFLKDLLRKVKEEVLQQGFTGQAEEIHFFREVQPQMVSRLIFYNEIYQIESKATLLSTEAAKKFLKDKEAQWFKESETLEATDFFSYIALGRTNRDVEYFTRNYDYLPQSKEEYLFSFDGAFSTCGSFEVAKIGAAKELSDYLFFSYS from the coding sequence ATGTTTCAACAAATCTTGAATCAGTTGGCTGTAAGAGAACGCCAAACCGCGCTGGAAGGATCCGCCGTGGTTAAAGAATCTTTACAAATGGTACAATTCCTAAAAGACCTTTTAAGGAAGGTCAAGGAAGAGGTATTGCAACAAGGTTTTACGGGCCAAGCAGAAGAGATACATTTCTTCCGCGAGGTACAACCTCAAATGGTTAGCAGACTCATTTTCTATAATGAGATCTACCAGATAGAAAGTAAAGCAACTTTACTCTCTACTGAGGCTGCTAAAAAGTTTCTAAAAGACAAAGAAGCCCAATGGTTTAAAGAGTCAGAGACTTTAGAAGCAACCGATTTCTTCAGCTACATTGCTTTAGGAAGAACCAATCGTGATGTAGAGTATTTTACTCGCAATTACGACTACCTTCCTCAAAGCAAAGAGGAGTATTTGTTTTCTTTTGATGGAGCCTTTTCTACTTGTGGTAGCTTTGAAGTTGCTAAGATAGGGGCTGCCAAGGAACTCTCCGATTATCTTTTTTTTTCGTACTCGTGA
- a CDS encoding M1 family metallopeptidase has product MKKRLLASIALLVMGYVSAQTDTSGRGLYHATPEKKTALKHTSLKVSFNFDNQTLDGEEWITAAPFFYANDSLILDAKAMLIHKVALSQKGKQTPLSYRYEKDMLRIKLNKTYNKGENYTVYIQYTAQPEMVTDKGSRAITDAKGLYFINPKGEADKPMRQVWTQGETEGSSCWFPTIDKPNQKMTHEIEITVPNSFVTLSNGLLKSSLKKGSMRTDRWVMDKPHAPYLVFMGAGEFAVVKDKPWRGKVPIEYYVEKEYAPVAKKIFGNTSDMITFFSERFGYDFPWAKYAQMIVREFVSGAMENTTAVSHAETAYQSADALNDQNHWEPIIAHELAHHWFGDLVTTESWSNLTVNESFANYSEYLWIDHKYGRDAADYHLRNNTLQYHQRPDDFTKDLVRFGYDSREDMFDLVSYNKGGAILHMLRNYLGDEAFFKAITDYLKSNEYGTGEAHQLRLSFEKISGKDLNWFFNQWYFGSGNPIVQVKKAFDAETKKLSVNIIQKGEDNYFQFPLDIDIYHNGKAVRHKVWVNAKKENLFTFEMSVAPELVDINPEGIVILEERYIKTWEENLYQMQHAKALKSRMEAVTAPTAPQGKEILLAGLKDPYFQIRIIALQKLADYELTKEDVTLVEKVAANDDKNLVKSAAIWVLATSKYKRDYIDLYEKALNIASGSVRNAALNALARTNPARAKNFLEKANPADLDADQLSGLTPVIIDNKMEKYLPAIMPYTVYYPFIERDNAEVAANFKKAYDWAMGLDNTELVVLLNKSLKGIAQDMENPEGKQMLIKALEEGISIKRGLHQTESVKEQIRLLEEIKAMF; this is encoded by the coding sequence ATGAAAAAAAGACTTTTAGCCAGCATAGCCCTCTTAGTAATGGGCTACGTTTCGGCACAAACTGATACTTCGGGAAGAGGCCTTTATCACGCAACTCCTGAAAAGAAAACGGCCTTAAAACATACTTCGTTGAAGGTGAGTTTTAACTTTGATAACCAAACCCTTGATGGAGAAGAGTGGATTACAGCGGCTCCTTTTTTCTACGCTAATGATAGTCTTATTCTAGATGCTAAAGCAATGCTTATTCACAAAGTGGCTCTTAGCCAAAAGGGTAAGCAAACACCGCTTTCGTATCGATATGAAAAAGATATGCTGCGTATAAAGCTTAATAAAACCTACAACAAAGGAGAAAACTATACAGTTTATATTCAATATACGGCTCAGCCTGAGATGGTAACTGATAAAGGAAGTCGTGCTATTACAGATGCTAAAGGTCTTTACTTTATCAACCCAAAAGGAGAAGCTGATAAGCCTATGCGCCAAGTATGGACACAGGGAGAGACAGAAGGTTCATCATGCTGGTTCCCAACTATTGATAAGCCTAACCAAAAAATGACTCACGAAATAGAGATAACTGTGCCTAATAGCTTTGTTACTCTTTCAAACGGGTTGCTAAAAAGTAGCTTGAAGAAAGGTAGTATGCGTACAGACCGCTGGGTGATGGATAAGCCTCATGCTCCTTATCTTGTATTTATGGGAGCAGGTGAATTTGCAGTAGTAAAAGATAAACCTTGGCGTGGTAAAGTGCCTATAGAGTACTATGTGGAAAAGGAATATGCGCCTGTAGCTAAAAAGATTTTTGGTAATACATCTGATATGATTACGTTCTTTTCAGAACGTTTTGGGTATGATTTTCCTTGGGCTAAATATGCACAAATGATAGTGCGTGAGTTTGTGAGTGGAGCAATGGAAAATACAACTGCTGTAAGCCACGCAGAAACTGCTTACCAAAGTGCTGATGCTCTTAACGATCAAAACCACTGGGAACCTATTATTGCACATGAATTGGCTCACCATTGGTTTGGCGACTTGGTGACAACTGAAAGCTGGTCTAACCTTACAGTGAATGAATCATTTGCTAATTATAGTGAGTACTTATGGATAGACCATAAATACGGTAGAGATGCGGCTGATTATCATTTGCGTAATAATACTTTGCAATATCATCAGCGTCCAGATGATTTTACTAAAGATTTGGTGCGTTTTGGGTATGACTCACGTGAGGATATGTTCGACTTGGTATCATATAACAAAGGGGGTGCTATACTTCATATGTTACGTAATTACCTTGGTGATGAGGCTTTCTTTAAAGCTATTACTGATTATTTGAAAAGCAATGAATATGGTACTGGTGAGGCACATCAGTTGCGCCTTTCATTTGAAAAGATAAGTGGTAAAGACCTTAACTGGTTTTTTAATCAGTGGTATTTTGGGAGTGGTAACCCTATAGTACAGGTTAAAAAGGCTTTTGATGCTGAAACTAAAAAACTATCAGTTAATATTATACAAAAAGGAGAAGATAATTATTTTCAGTTTCCTTTGGATATAGATATTTATCATAATGGTAAAGCAGTACGCCATAAAGTATGGGTAAATGCTAAAAAAGAGAATCTGTTTACTTTTGAAATGTCGGTAGCTCCTGAACTAGTAGATATAAATCCTGAGGGAATAGTGATATTGGAGGAACGTTATATTAAAACGTGGGAAGAGAATCTGTACCAAATGCAGCATGCTAAAGCCTTAAAAAGCCGTATGGAAGCTGTAACCGCTCCTACTGCACCTCAGGGTAAAGAAATACTATTGGCAGGGCTAAAAGACCCTTATTTCCAGATACGTATTATAGCCCTCCAAAAGTTGGCAGATTATGAACTTACTAAAGAAGATGTTACCTTGGTAGAGAAGGTAGCTGCTAATGATGATAAGAACTTAGTAAAATCGGCAGCTATATGGGTGTTGGCAACTTCAAAATACAAAAGAGATTATATAGATTTGTATGAAAAAGCACTAAATATCGCTTCGGGATCTGTAAGAAATGCAGCACTTAATGCTTTAGCCCGTACCAATCCTGCTCGTGCTAAGAACTTCTTAGAAAAAGCAAACCCAGCGGATCTTGATGCAGACCAGCTATCTGGACTTACCCCGGTGATTATAGATAACAAGATGGAAAAATACCTTCCTGCTATTATGCCTTACACGGTGTACTATCCTTTTATTGAAAGAGATAATGCCGAAGTAGCTGCTAATTTCAAGAAAGCTTATGATTGGGCAATGGGCTTGGATAATACAGAATTGGTAGTTCTTTTGAACAAGTCGTTGAAAGGGATAGCTCAAGATATGGAAAACCCAGAAGGGAAACAAATGCTTATAAAGGCTTTAGAAGAAGGGATTAGTATAAAACGTGGCTTACATCAGACAGAATCGGTAAAAGAACAAATTAGATTATTGGAAGAGATTAAAGCTATGTTTTAA
- a CDS encoding lytic transglycosylase domain-containing protein: MKTTLQRISLGLGIIITSGFLVNAMSVKKEERNIYQQAQEEVTHNPLSANASEYKDSFFNNYKVYAIDLPDKIDFAGEQVPLNDPDVYERLDREFLVNAYWQSNGLLLIKRANKYFPIIEPILKRNNIPDDFKYLALIESGLTNAVSPSGASGFWQFMKAAAQEYGLEVNDQVDERYHLEKATQAACDYLNRAKRSTGSWTMAAAAYNAGVAGMNKQTSFQQTDNYYDLWLNTETSRYVFRILAVKEIMKNPRKYGFIFETKHLYNELPTYNVMVDGAIENLTDFAKSHNITYKDLKIYNPWLRDRKLDNKSNKTYYIKIPKK, encoded by the coding sequence ATGAAAACAACCTTACAACGCATTAGCTTAGGCTTAGGCATCATTATAACCTCTGGTTTTTTGGTGAATGCTATGTCAGTAAAAAAAGAAGAACGCAATATTTACCAACAAGCTCAAGAAGAAGTAACCCATAACCCACTATCTGCCAATGCCTCCGAATATAAAGACAGCTTTTTTAATAACTACAAAGTCTACGCTATTGATTTACCTGATAAAATAGACTTTGCAGGTGAACAAGTACCTCTAAACGACCCCGATGTATATGAGCGTTTGGATAGAGAGTTCCTTGTCAATGCCTATTGGCAATCCAACGGATTGCTACTTATCAAGCGGGCTAATAAGTACTTCCCTATCATCGAGCCTATACTAAAACGCAATAACATCCCCGACGATTTTAAATACTTAGCTCTTATAGAAAGCGGACTTACCAATGCCGTATCGCCCTCCGGAGCAAGTGGCTTTTGGCAATTTATGAAAGCTGCTGCCCAAGAATATGGCTTAGAAGTAAATGACCAAGTAGATGAGCGCTATCACCTTGAAAAAGCAACTCAAGCAGCCTGCGATTATCTAAATCGGGCTAAACGCTCCACAGGCTCTTGGACGATGGCTGCCGCTGCCTATAACGCCGGAGTAGCAGGTATGAATAAGCAAACCTCTTTCCAGCAAACCGATAACTACTATGATTTATGGCTGAATACCGAAACCTCTCGGTATGTATTCCGCATTTTAGCGGTAAAAGAAATAATGAAGAATCCCAGAAAGTATGGGTTTATTTTTGAAACAAAACACTTGTATAATGAACTTCCTACCTACAATGTAATGGTAGATGGCGCTATTGAAAACCTCACCGATTTTGCCAAGAGCCATAACATTACCTATAAAGATTTGAAGATTTATAACCCTTGGCTACGCGATAGGAAGTTAGATAACAAAAGTAATAAAACCTACTATATAAAAATCCCGAAGAAATAA